Proteins encoded by one window of Manihot esculenta cultivar AM560-2 chromosome 10, M.esculenta_v8, whole genome shotgun sequence:
- the LOC110624958 gene encoding uncharacterized protein LOC110624958, whose translation MEETPAGSPPPHVLIFPFPGQGFVNPMLNLAELLALAGLKITFINSNHNQERLIRYTNIQPRFGRYPGFQFLTVWDGLPADHPRSGHRFVELFQSVKTVSMGMLKEMVIGIRPRVNFMIGDGIMGYLIDFADEFEIPILHFRTISGCCFWAFFSMPSVIQAHQLPVKGTYELGVLYLLQREGISFRNSCPEYDHETCEVSVIARRTRTLPSYQEGNCCMTSSFLAIKFSTPLNSSIKMDQIKATHLSKMEKITPSSPPPPPHVLIFPFPAQGHVNAMLKLAELLGLAGLNVTFLNSEYNHERLVLFTDIQARFAEYPGFRFRTIWDGLPGDHPRSGDRFMEMFESVKMIAKPIFREMLITIRPPLNCIIGDGIMGSVVDVVANELQIPIIHFRTIGASCFWAYFSLLHVIDDKELPIIGTCLLLLLLLVIPTFSRNRELSDGKMEQSSSNPPPSPSPAAAPHVLIFPCPAQGHVNSMLKLAELLSLAGLKVSFLNTEHIHELLIQFTDVESRFAKYPGFQFMTISDHLPVDFPRTGNLLLEVMESMEVKSKPTFKRLLIESRPPVNFIIGDGIFGFPLDVAIELGIPVFRFRTISACCFWGYFCIPDLLEACELPIKGEEDMDRLVTKVPGMEKFLRCRDLPSFCRVNDMTDPILLMVLNETRQTPRAQALILNTFEDLEAPILSEIRKHCPKTYTIGPLHELLKTKLRAIKKQESSYQSSNSLWEVDRSCITWLDTQPSESVLYISFGSITVMTRDQLMEFWHGIVNSKKRFLWVIRPDSVTNNDGEVEKIPEELQEGPKERGYVVKWAPQEEVLAHEAIGGFLTHSGWNSTLESIVAGVPMICWPYFADQQLNSRFVSEVWKLGLDMKDLCDRGAVEMMVNDLMVDRRDEFVRSAARMAELARKSVSEGGTSSCNLNRLIEDIRLMSSVQAHDN comes from the exons atgGAAGAAACTCCAGCAGGTTCGCCGCCTCCTCATGTGCTGATCTTTCCTTTTCCAGGACAGGGATTTGTGAATCCCATGCTCAATCTAGCTGAGCTTCTTGCCCTTGCTGGTCTAAAAATTACCTTCATCAACTCCAACCACAACCAAGAACGTCTCATACGATACACCAATATTCAACCTCGATTTGGCCGATACCCTGGATTCCAATTCCTGACTGTATGGGATGGACTTCCGGCCGACCACCCACGTTCCGGTCACCGGTTCGTGGAGCTGTTTCAGTCGGTGAAAACGGTGAGCATGGGAATGTTGAAAGAGATGGTGATTGGAATAAGGCCAAGAGTTAATTTTATGATCGGAGATGGGATTATGGGATATTTGATTGATTTTGCTGATGAGTTTGAGATTCCAATTCTTCATTTTCGAACTATTAGTGGTTGCTGCTTCTGGGCTTTCTTCTCCATGCCTAGCGTCATTCAAGCTCATCAACTTCCTGTCAAAG GTACATACGAGCTCGGAGTC TTGTATTTATTGCAAAGGGAGGGAATATCTTTCCGGAATTCATGTCCGGAATACGATCATGAGACATGTGAAGTCAGTGTCATCGCAAGAAGAACAAGAACATTACCTTCTTATCAGGAAGGTAACTGTTGCATGACTTCCTCATTTCTtgcaataaaattttcaactccCCTCAATTCTAGTATTAAAATGGATCAAATTAAGGCAACTCATTTGAGTAAAATGGAAAAAATTACTCCAagttctcctcctcctcctcctcatgtCCTAATCTTCCCTTTCCCAGCACAAGGCCATGTAAACGCCATGCTTAAACTAGCTGAGCTTCTCGGCCTAGCTGGCTTAAATGTTACCTTCCTCAACTCTGAATACAACCATGAACGTCTTGTTCTATTCACTGATATTCAAGCTCGTTTTGCTGAATATCCTGGTTTCCGGTTCAGGACTATATGGGATGGTCTTCCAGGTGATCACCCACGTTCCGGCGACCGGTTCATGGAGATGTTTGAATCAGTGAAGATGATAGCTAAGCCCATCTTTAGAGAGATGTTGATTACAATTAGACCACCTTTGAATTGCATTATAGGAGATGGAATCATGGGATCTGTTGTTGATGTTGTTGCTAATGAACTTCAAATCCCAATTATTCATTTTCGTACTATTGGAGCTTCTTGTTTCTGGGCTTATTTCTCTCTACTTCATGTCATTGATGACAAGGAACTTCCAATTATAGGTAcctgtcttcttcttcttcttcttttggtaATTCCGACATTTTCAAGGAACAGAGAATTGTCGGAT GGCAAAATGGAACAAAGCTCATCAaatcctcctccttctccttctcctgctGCTGCTCCTCATGTATTAATCTTTCCTTGCCCGGCCCAGGGCCATGTCAATTCTATGCTCAAGCTAGCCGAGCTTCTAAGCCTTGCTGGTCTTAAAGTTTCCTTCTTGAACACAGAGCATATCCATGAGCTTCTGATCCAGTTCACAGATGTTGAATCCCGTTTTGCCAAGTATCCAGGATTCCAATTCATGACCATATCTGACCATCTCCCTGTAGATTTCCCACGGACGGGTAATCTATTATTGGAAGTGATGGAGTCAATGGAAGTTAAGAGTAAACCAACTTTCAAGCGACTTCTGATTGAATCTaggccaccagtaaactttaTCATAGGAGATGGAATCTTTGGATTTCCTCTTGATGTTGCTATTGAGCTAGGAATTCCAGTTTTTCGTTTCCGTACAATTAGTGCTTGTTGTTTCTGGGGTTACTTTTGTATTCCTGATTTGCTAGAAGCCTGCGAACTTCCCATCAAAG gagaagaagatatGGACAGACTTGTAACAAAAGTGCCCGGCATGGAGAAGTTTCTCCGGTGCCGAGATCTTCCAAGTTTCTGCAGAGTTAACGACATGACGGATCCCATTCTCCTAATGGTCCTCAACGAGACAAGGCAAACTCCTCGAGCACAAGCCCTCATCCTCAACACATTCGAAGACCTGGAAGCACCAATACTATCAGAAATCCGCAAGCACTGCCCCAAAACCTACACCATTGGACCCCTCCACGAGCTCTTGAAAACTAAACTTAGAGCCATAAAGAAGCAAGAATCATCGTATCAATCTTCCAACAGTCTCTGGGAAGTTGACAGAAGCTGCATCACATGGCTGGATACTCAACCTTCTGAATCTGTACTCTACATAAGCTTTGGAAGCATTACAGTGATGACGAGAGACCAACTCATGGAATTTTGGCATGGGATTGTTAATAGCAAGAAACGATTTTTGTGGGTTATAAGGCCTGACTCTGTTACCAATAACGATGGTGAAGTTGAAAAAATTCCTGAGGAGCTTCAAGAGGGACCAAAGGAAAGAGGATACGTTGTGAAATGGGCACCAcaggaagaagttttggcacATGAAGCCATTGGTGGGTTTCTAACACACAGCGGATGGAACTCCACGTTGGAGAGTATAGTGGCTGGTGTGCCGATGATTTGCTGGCCTTATTTTGCAGATCAGCAATTGAATAGCAGATTTGTCAgcgaagtttggaagcttggattGGACATGAAGGATTTGTGTGACAGAGGTGCTGTGGAGATGATGGTGAATGATCTGATGGTGGATAGAAGAGATGAGTTTGTGAGATCAGCGGCTAGGATGGCAGAGTTGGCGAGGAAGAGTGTTAGTGAAGGTGGGACCTCTTCTTGCAATCTGAATCGTTTGATTGAAGATATAAGGTTGATGAGTTCTGTGCAAGCACATGATAATTGA